DNA sequence from the Runella rosea genome:
TTTGACTGGCGCAATCCCCATTGGTTTCAACGACTGAGTCGTCAACAGAATGTCGCGGTTGCGGGTTGTTTCATCGACCACTATCTGCGCTTGGCCGTCACTAATTTCCAAAGTTAAGAGTCTGCAATTGGATTTGTCGGTTATGTCATAGCCTGTGGCGGTCGTGGGCACATTTTGTACCAAAAGTAAAGCAGACTGACGGGCGTTGGCCAGAAGGTGAAATACCTTGGAGGACACCCCCGCCATGTCGAAGGCCTGCGGATAGGATAGTTTTACGTAGGTAATTGAAAATTGATTTTTAATGTTGGTTTTTTTGGGCTCAAAACGTACGCTAAGGCGTTGGTTGAGCACCGAACTTGCCGCAATGGTGGTCTGGAATGTCTGGCTCATAAATCCCCAAAAATCCAAGGAGGGCAGGGTGGTTTGGGGATTGGTGTCTACTTGAATCTCAATTTGATGAAACAGATTATCCCGACCGTTGATCATGCCTTCCAGTTTGATGGGCCAATTGGTTTCGATTTGATTCACCAATTTGAAATGAACTACACCAATGGAGTCAGAGGTCAGGAGGTTTCCAGACCATCCCTCTCCAGGCTCAAAATAACTTTGTTGGAGCGTAGGTTCGATTCCTTTCAAACTGTTAAAAGTATATTCTTTTATGAAGGCTTGGACGGTCTCTTCAAGGTGGAATTTTTCAAGGATAAGGCCTTGTGCGGAGGTATTTAATTCCAAAATTCGTTTGCCAGCAGATGAAGGATGGATGGTTAGGAAATAGGCAGCAACGTCCGAAAATAGCGTTTGATAGGGGTGTAGCCTTTTTTGTGGCCGATAGAGCAGCGAATCTTGACTCCCGTCGTTTCCTTCGCCGTAGAATTCAAGGTAATCAGTGTCTTCAAAAATCCCGTTTTGTTGGCCTACAATGCGTATGGCTATTTCCTTTCCTCGCCAGAATAATTGCCAATGAATAGGGTTTGTCTGGAGAAAAGTAGCATCTGCGTTTTTAATATCCTGATAACTGATACGATAAATTCCCGATTGCGTAATTGAAAATTTTAAATATTTCTGATTGGGCCTAATCCATTCGTTGACCAACTGACTTTGAGCATTTAAGGTCAGGGTATTGAAACACAACCACGCTAGAAGTATTATTTTTACACTTTCAAAGTGAAACAATGTTTTACGCATAACTCAGGTTGTATATTAAAGTGGATTCTGGATTACCCAGAAAAGTGCAAAAATGAGATATTTGTAGTATTTCGTGTATAGAACTTAAATGTATGCTTCATGACAAAACTAAATTACTTTGATTAATGAAATATGAGGTAGTCCTTGTGTCGATAGCTATCATGTATTGTTCACTGTACTTCTAATTCTCCTCCAACACTCAATTACATAGAAAGCTTTAACAAGGTAGACATTTTTTTTGGATGGTAAGTATCAGAAAATGGCTCTCCCTAAGGGGTAAATACACTGGCGGTTCAAGTTTCAGCCTTTAACTGACCTTGAAATATTAAAACGATTATTTTTTTGGTAGAAGAAGCCATTGTCTTGGCTGTCTGTGAGGGTGATTTTTAAAAAAAGGGAGGTTGATTATTTGTTAAAACCGTGATTTGTTTATACCAATGTCTACTTAAACACATAGTATGTAAATAGTTGGTATCCAAATGGTTGTCTTAGTTTGGTTAGGTGCTTGTGTAGTAAAATTTAATAAAAAATCAATTATTCAGATTCTGTGGTAGTATGTTCCCAAGATTTGCATTTTGGTTTATCTTGAAGTAAATGGATAAATTAAATCTGACTTAATCGAAAGCCATCGTTTAATCGACTAAATTTATTAAATCCCTAACACCGTGCGATTCCCCAAGACCTTTTCAAATTGGAGAAAGGTTGAGTATCCTTCCGTTGTTTCAATGATTTTGGATTCTCCTTTGAGTTTTTTACTTAAAATCTTTACCAGATTCAATCCAAAAGCGGTTCCATTATTTAATTCTGGGGCTTTGGCGGAGCCAATACCATTGTCTTTTACTTGAAGGCAGAGTTTGCCATTTTCCTCACATAATGAAAGTTCAATCTCGCCTGTTCGCCCCTCTGGGAAAGCATATTTAAGAGAATTGGTTAATAATTCATTAACAATGAGGCCAATAATCATGGCGGTGTCGACGTCTAAATAAATCTGATCTAGCTTATAATTAATCTTCACTTGTTCGGTGGTAATCAAGCCAAATGAATCCAATAACGAAATACCTAGATTTTTGAGATAATCGTTCATATCAACCGTTCCTGGATTGACTCCCATGTATAATTTTTGGTGAATCAGCCCCATCGCTTCCACCCGGTTTTCACTTTCTCGAATGGCTTCCAAAGCCACTTTATCTTTTATGTATCTACTTTGAAGATGCAATAAACTGGAAAGAACTTGAAGGTTGTTTTTCACGCGGTGATGAATTTCTCTTATCAGATACTCCTTTTCTTTATTGCGCTGGCGCAATGTACGAATGAGTCTGAAGAGCATCAGGCCACCAATTAACATGAGGCCAAGGAAGGAAGATAAAGCCCAAAGTTTTATCCTATCTTCCGATAGTTGCTTATTTTGTAAGGCAATTTGAGTCTCCTTCTGCTCGGATTCATATTGGGTTTTTAAACTCGAAAATTGAGTGCTATTCTGAATACGGAGCAGACTGTCACCGATATAGGATGCTTTTTTTTGAAAGTAGAAGGCAGAATCGTATTGGTTAAGCTGGCCATAGGCTTCGGCCAGAAGTTTATAATTATCTACAGCCTGTTGGGAGTGAAATGTTTTTTTTAGAAGTTTTTCATTTTCAAGGAGATAAGGCAAGGCATCTCGATATTGCTCCATCAGTTTGTAAACCTGGCCAATATTGCCAGTAACCGATGAGGTGAGCCAATAAATTCCGCTGCGTTGGGCTATTTGAAGACTTTGGTTGTAATCCGCTAGGGCGGATGAATATTGTCGCTTTTTTATGTAAGTATTGGCTCTACTATTCAGTGAAAGAGCAATATCAATGTCGTAGTTGAAGAGGCGCCTGATTGCTAGACTTTCGTTATGAAATGCCAACGCTTTTTGAATGTTACCAGACTGCAGCCAAGCATCCCCGAGAATTTGGGCCGATGTGGAGAGGTCCCTTAAAATATTTGATTGTTTTTGTTCATCGTACGCTTTTTGAGCATAATTGATTGCGTCTTCCAATTTATTCTGAGAAAAAAAAACGAAGGCTAATTCAGAATTAGCCTTTGCAATACCAATGGGGTCATTGAGTTTTTGATAAATTGTAAGCGCCCGAAATCCGTAAAGTAGCGCTTTTTCAAAATTGCCCAGATTGTTATATACCCAACAGATTTTACCAAAAATTCTGGCTTCCCATTTTAAATTATTTTGTTTTTGGAATGCGTACAAAGCCCGATTGTAGTAATAAAAGGCAGAATCGGGTTGGCTTAAATTCGCCCCAGCATTTCCTAGATTAAATTCAATTTTGGGTATCCATTCTAGGTGGTTATTTACTTTAGCAATATGGTATGAAAGATGAAAGATTCTTTTTGCCCTTCTGATATCGGTGTTGTTTACAGATTCAGCTAAATTATATAATTTTCTGATTTTAAGTAGGTTATTATCCAATAACAAAATCTTTTTCACAGAACTATCAGGGAGAGTATTTTGTGAAAAAACCGAAAAACTAAACAAAAAAGCCAGTGTTTTGAGTAAAGTTTTTTTCATTATTGAAATGAAATTAAGAAATTTTCTTTAAACGTCCCATGATTTCCTCTCTGGCTGATTTGCTGACGGGGATTTGATGTTTACCAATATAAAGTGAAAGGTCACCAATTTGCTCAACGTGATTCAAATTAACGATAAAAGAACGGTGCACCCTCAAAAATTCAGATAGATTGCTGAGGGTTTCACTAAATTTACCCAAGGTTTGTAAAATTTGAATCTCTTTGGTTCGGGTAAATACTTTACAGTAATAATCGTTGGCTTCGACCCATTGGATGTCCTGAAAAAACAAACGTTCCATGCCGTTTTTGACTTTGACAAAAAGCCGGTCTTGAAGAACGTAGGCACTTTCATTTTCTACAACATCAACCATTTTTTTTGTTTTCTCCGCCGATTGAATGATGGCCAACTCAATAGCATGTTTTAAATCCCGACCACGATAAGGTTTTGAAAGAAAAGCCGCTGGACCAGTGGTTTTTGCTTTTGAAAAGGTGATTTCATCGGAATTTCCCGTTAAAAAAATGATTGGGAATTGGAATTTTTTTGAAATCTGCCTTACAGTTTCAATTCCATCCCATTTTCCCGACAGCTGTACATCCATGATTAGTAAATCTGGCGAAGATTTTTGAATGGATTCATAAGCGTCTTCACCATTTTCGAAGAGCCCAATCACTTCATAGCCCATTTCTTCAAGGCGGTCTTGGAGGTCTGCTCCAATTATTGCGTCATCTTCAACAATAACGATTTGAATAGCATCCATGATTTACTTAAAGTGTTGAGTAAAAATGTCAATGTTACCTGTATACTAAATGAGGGCCCAATTAAGCCATTTTAAGGACAAAGAACATTCTTTTGTGTACGAAGGGGCTAAAAAATATATGCCAATCGGTGTTTTTATTTATACAAAAAAAAACAGACCTCGAAACTATACCTAAAAGGCGTCGTTTCGGGCCTGCTTTTTTTTTAATTTTATTCACTTAAGAAACGAAATTTGTCCCTTAATTGCCGTTGAATTGAATGGTCAGTACGGTGATGTCATCAAATTGTGAGTTTTCCCCGATAAAATCTTTCAAGTGCTGACGAATGGACTTGTTGATGTCTTGAGGCAAAGGCGCATTAACAAATGGGGTTAAAACATCCTCTGCTCTATGGGTTCCGAAGCGGTCACCAGCCGTATTATTGGCATCGGTTACCCCGTCAGTGTACATAAAAAGAGTATCGCCTGGGTTTAAAGTCAGTACTTGTTTTTTATAGTTGTAGTCGGGATCAATACCGAGGGCCATACCTGTTGTTTTTACGACAGGTTCAACTCCCTTATCTTTTCGTAAAATAAAGGGTGGTTCATGGCCTGCATCTACGTATTCAACCACGCCCGTCTGTAGATCCAAAATACCGACAAAGGCGGTCACAAACATAAAAGAGTCGTTGTCCTCTGATAAAAATGCGTTGACTTCTTTTACTTCGTCGGCGATATCTTCATAATTGCGGTGTAAAAAATGGGTTTTGAAAATGGCTTTTGTAATAGCCATAAACATACAAGCGGGCACACCTTTGTCCGAAACATCTCCGATGATGAAGAAAAGGTGATTTTCGTCAATCAAGAAGAAATCGAATAAATCTCCTCCCACCGATTTAGCAGGTTCCAAAAATCCATGTAAATCCAAGTCTTTTCTCTTCGGGAAAGGTGGGAAAATCTTGGGCAACATTGATTGCTGAATATCACGGGCAATGAGCAAATCATTCTGAATCGAAACCAATTGGTCGCGCTCTTTTTCATGCTGAATTACCATTTCAATGTATCCAGCGGTTTTATCAATGGTAATGTCTAAATCATCAAAATTGATGGGTTTCGTAATAAAATCAAACGCCCCGAGGTTCATGGCCCGGCGGATGTTGTCCATATCGCCGTGGGCCGAAACCATCACCGCTTTTATCCTTGATTTTTTTGATTCGTTGAGGTGCGACAAAAAAGTCAGCCCGTCCATTTCGGGCATGTTGATATCCGAAAGCACAATGTCGATGTCGGAATGTTCAGTCAACGCTTCGAGGGCTTCTACGCCATTGTGTACAAAAATGAATTCGTATCTTTTTTCACGAATTTGTTTTCTGAATCGAGTTTGGATGAGCATTTCCATATCTAATTCGTCATCCATACTTAGTATCTTGATTGCCATTGTCGTGGTAATTTGAGGTGAGTTTTTAACGTTTTAATTAATTGGGTTAGGTTCTAATAGGTTTCAAAACACTGATATATTTCATAATGTCAAGGGAATTTGAAGGGTAAATTCGGTAAAATTACCCGCCTCAGAGTCTACACTCACCGTGCCTCGGTGCATTATATTTACAATATCACGGCTCAGTGCTAACCCTAATCCAGTGCCTTTACCAACGGGTTTAGTCGTAAAAAAAGGTGTAAACAGTTTTTCTTTAATTGAATCTGGAATTCCTATGCCGTTGTCTCTGATTTTTATCTCAACCATATCACTCAGCCGTTTTGAAGTGACGATGATTTGAGGCGCGTACCCTTCAATCTGCAGTTTGAGTTTTTCGTTGATGGCGTAGCAGGCATTATTAACCAAATTAAGGACCACCCGACTGATTTCGGTGGCGGAAATTTTTACCATTTTTACTTTCGCATCCAATTGGAAAACCAACGACACATTGAATGTTCGGTCCTCACCTCGGGTGCCTTGGTAGGCAAGTTTGGTAAATTCTTCCAATAAAACGTTTAAATCAGCAGGTTCAAATTGGGCATCTTTATTTTCAGTTCTTGTTTGGGCTAACATACTTTGAATGATGCGGGTGATTCGACCCCCATTTTCCCCGATTTTTTGATTGAGACCATATAGTTGGTCAAGTAAAAAAAGCAAATCCTCCTCCTCTTCGGTTAGCTGAACATCCTTTCGGTTGTCAAAAATCTCCTTTATTTCTCTAATCAGGTCAATAGAGAGTTTAGAAAAATTGTTTACAAAATTAAGCGGATTTTGAATTTCGTGGAGAATTCCTGCCGTTAACTGACCGATTTCTGCCAATTTATTCATTTGCTTATACCGCTCCTTCAAGGCTTCAATGTCATGCTCAGATTGGTGATTTTCTTGGTGTTCTAATTCACCTTTTTTTTCAGACTCAATCGTTTTATTGTCATTTTCCATATATCCTTTTGATTAAAAGAGGCTTAGCTGAGCGTTGGTAACGTAATAATTACTTCGGTAAACTCACCCTCTTTGGAATTGAGTTCTATTTTTCCTTTATGGAGTTCAATGATGTCTTTGGTCATAAAAAGACCCAATCCGGTGCCTTTTGAGGTGGGTTTGGTTGTAAAGAAAGGACTGAAAATTAGATTTAAATCACGTTGTGGTATTCCTTTACCATTGTCTTTGATTCTTAACTGAACTTCGCCGTTGATTAATGTAGTCGTTAATTTAATTTGTGGGGAAAAATTTTTATTGATTTTACTTTTTTCAAATAAAGTGTAGAGGGCGTTATCTATTATATTGGAAAGAACATCCCCAAACTCAGGTGGAAGAATCCGTGTTTTAAGCGATTGTTGTTCGAGTTCGATGAGTAATTCACCATTAAAATCCCTGTTTTTTTGAGTAAAGTCGTGGAAAATGACTTTGGCCCTGCTTTCAATAAAATAATTCAAATCTGTTTCAAAAAACTCACGTGATTTTTCTTTGAGCAATTTTTGCATGTCCTTGACAATGCGCGTGGTACTGTTTCCGTGGTCATAAATTTTAGTAATACTATTTTTAAGTAGTGTCAACGAATCTTCAAATTCTTCTTGCAAATCCTGATTGAGACTCGCTTTGTTTTTTTCGAGCAGCTCATTTAGTTCATCAATCAAAATAGTTGAAGATTCAGAAAAGTTGTTGATGTAATTTAACGGATTTAAAATTCGGTCAACAATTCCTTTTGTCAATTGACCCACTGAAGCCAGACGTTCCTGTCGAATCAACTCCTCTTGGGTATTTTTAAGATTACTCAGGGTGTTTTCGAGGTCTTCCAGAATGCGAGTTTTGATGTAAGCAGCAATCAGGTGTTCCTTTAAGTTTTTAATCATGTTGAAATCCCTTTGATCAAACGCGTTGGAGCGGACGGAGTTTTCGAGCGTGATAAAACCTTCAATGTGATTATCTACCTTGATGACGATGGCTATCATGGATTTGGGAGTCACCAACGAATCAATCGGGGTATTTAGTTTTTCATAACTAATGTCGTTCTTAAAATAAATATCTTCGTAGACCTCAATGGCTTCGTAAATATAGCGATTTTCGGCTTCTTCGAGGCGTAATTGCACAGATTCTACTGTCGATAGTTCATTGAACCCGTAAAGTGCTTTGAACTGATAGCCATTGGTTTCTTTATTGAAAATCAAGGCACTAGCACAGTCCATGTTACGAATGATTTTCAAACGATTTAAGACGGTTTGAAACAAATTCGCAAAGTTGATTTCAGTGTTGATGGCCTGAACAATGAAATCGATTTTTTCAAGCTGGTCATTTTTGGTAGTAAGCTCTTCAGATTGTTGTTCCAACTCTACTTTTTGGGTCACAACTTCCTCGGTACGTTCGCGAATGAGGTTTTCGAGTTCCAGTTTTTCACGAACCAATACCCGCAATCGCCAACGAACGGAGTTATAAATAAGCGCTCCAATCAGCAAAATATAGGCCGCAATGGCCCACCATTTTAAATAAAGTGGTGTAGCTATCGAAAATTCTACGATGGCTTCCTCACTTTGTTTTCCGTAAATATTGCGAGCTCTTACCCTAAATTTATAATTGCCAGGGGGAAGGTTGGTATATTCCTTTTGAGATTGCGTAGTCCAATCTGACCATACCTTATCAAAATTTTCGAGGTAGTATTGAAAGCTCAATACTTCGTTGACGTTAAAACTCGGGGCTGAAAATTCAAATTCTATGTTATTATTCTTGGGCTCTAACTGAATTTTAGGCACAGACAAATTATCAGTGATTGCGGCTGTATCTGTAGGGTAACCGTTGAAAAGTGTCTCTTCGCCTTTGACTGTTACTTTTCGAATTAATGCGGAAAATGGACGTTGGTATTCTTGGCTAAGGTTTAAATCAAACCGAATCAATCCTTCTGAGCCTCCAAACCAAATCAAATTTGAGTGGTCTGGATAAATAACATTGAAAGGTATATCAGAAATCGGTAAAAATGCAGTATTCGTTGCCTGATACGGCTTATTGGGTTGACCAGTTGGTAGGTAGGATGTAATAAATTTCTCGTCGCCGCGTGTGGTCCATATTTTTCCGCTCCCGTCTTCCAAAATTTTTCCGTTCCAATATACAGTTGCTGCGCTATCGGTCTGAAAAAGATTGTATGGCTCGAATTGGTCTTTTTGCGGTTGAAACCGAAAAATTCCCTTTTGATTATAGGCAATAAGCCCTTTGGAGGTGTTGGTGATGCGATTATACGACAAGGGAGGCAAGCCGTCTTTGGCGGCGTACTTTTTTTCTTCGTTGGTTTGAGCATTGATTTTTATGACACCGTCAGATAGCGTTTCAAGCCACAGATTCCCTTTTTCGTCTTCTGTTATCCCAACTATTTGCTCGTTGGTTTTACCGACAAGTCGGTAGTTTCGGCCACCACCCGCTAGGTTTAACATCCCCAGCCCATTTTGCTGTCCCACAAAAATGACGGACGGATTGATTTTAGATACGTAAACACACAGCGAATAAAAAGGAGTAAGTTGCTGAGCACCACGTTCTGAAACTAAAAATAAGCCTCTGTTGGTGGCAGCCAGAAGCCCATTGGGGGCTACAGCCAAGTCAAAACAGCCTGCATTGAGGGCGGCAACGGGCCTGACGTTAAAATTGTCGATGTAAAAAAGGCCATTAAGTGTCCCTGCATATAAGCGTCCATTGGCCCTTACCACGGCTTTTACTTCGCCCTTCAAGTTACTAAACTCATTGAATTTCTCAATAGGAGAGTCCACATCAATTTGTACAATACCGTTATTGAGGGCTAACCACAAGGCACCGTCACGGTTGGTGAACATGGCATTGACGAGCATGTTTTGCAGGTAGTCATTGTCTTTTATTTGGTTTTTTATTTGGCCATTTTTAGAAATAATGACGATGCCAGCATTTAAGGTTCCAATGGCGAATTGGCCATTTCTTAGTACAGTTCCTGCGGTAGTTTGATTGGTAATTAAATGGCTATTGGCTTCACAATCAAAGACTTTGATGGTATTATTGGATAATTTAAACAACCCTTGGCTACTCGTTAGCAACAAGAACTCATTATTTTCTAATGGAAATACGGCGGTTAGGTCAAAAAGCGTAGGAGTGAGGGCTGTTTTTGCGATTGGAATCAAGTTTTGGCCCTCCAAAAACTGGGGCCCTCCGTTTTTTAGAAATAAGATAATTTTTTGATTTTCATAAAACGAAGACAAAATGGTGCCTTTTACTCTAAATTCTTTGAGGCCTTTGGATGTGAGTAGAAAAACGTATTCTTGTGAGATAAAATATACACCCGCCTTTGTTTGAAATATATTCAGAATTTGGCCAAAGGAGGTCTTAATGGCTTTGCTTAAACTTTCAAAATAGAGCGTTCCAGTACTATCTGGTTTTAAATACCCAAACTCACCTTTTCCGCCCACAAACACCCGCCCGAACTCACTCACACACAGTGCCGAAACTTTAGTGATGTTTTGGGTGGGAATGGTTCGCCACGAAACCCCATCGTACTCAAGCACTCCCGCAAAATTTCCAAAATACATTAAACCCCGTTTATCCTGCGCTACGGCAAAGTTTTGCCCGTGGGCGTTGTATTGTTTCGGATTAAACATCCTGCTGAGGGGTATTCCCTTTTCAGTAGCCTGTTTGTTGTATTGTCCCCACGCTCCACCTCCCCACAGTAACAAAAGCCACATGGTTATTCCACGGGCAAAAACAGCTATTTGGCCTAAACTGTTTGGTTGTTGATAGGTTGACAATAAGTTTTTCATTGATTGTTTTATACTGGACGGTTTAGGCTGTTTCCAAAGTAACATCCTCTTTGTAAGCAGTATTTTCGGCAATAAGATTATAAACTAAATATGGGTCTAAAAGAAAAATAGTGCTGTCTTTCAGGGCATTTACCGATTGAAGATACACCGTTGGCGGTGGTTCTGGTTCGCGAAACCAATACCCGCCTTCGCTTATCCATTGCTGATTACCATCAGTTTCGAGCAGTTCAATTTCGCCTTCATACACAAACAACAACGGTGGGCCTGCCGTACAATATCGATCCATGAGGAGGGTTTCGTAGGAAGTCAATTGAAGTTTTTGTAACGAAATGGTCATAGGTAGGAGCGAATCAGCGGGCAGTTTTTTTAATAAATCTATGGTCCGTATGGCGTTGAGTTTATTGATTAATAAATCTTCCTTTTTAAATCCGTGTTCTATTTTTTTGCAAAGGTCTGTTCGATGGCAATTGGGTAAAAACGCGGCCGTTTCCTTAAACTCTTCAAATGTCGTAGGGTATAATTGATGCAAAACATAAAGGGCCGTTTCAACAATCACTTCGCTGTTTGAGTGTGCGCTAGAAATTAAGACGTATTGATTTTGGGAGTTTGGAAAATGCAATAAGCTTTGAATTGCGGAGGCCTTTAATTCACTGGAAAGCTGCGCAAAATCCCGGTTAATAATGTCAAGCACACGCTCTTCAGGAGATAAGTGTTGTTGTGGATAATTTTCGCGGCATTTTTGCACTTTGTCTTCAATCGTGTCTTCCTCAAAAATAGGGGCTAATTTTACGCGAAGGTCTTCGGTTAGGGCCATCGAAAATACTTCCTGTACAAAGCCTTGCGTCGCTTCGTTATTGTTTTCGTATAAATCTTTAATTAAATCAAAATCCTGGTCTACAATCAAGACATTGAGTAAGTTAAATAGTTTTGGGGCTGTTTGTTTGGTTTCTTCTTCCAACGAATTGAGTAGCGGGGCTAATTCTGGCATTCTTCTAATGTCAGCCTGTGCGGCCATCAGCCAAACGACAAAGGCAGCCTTTTCGTCAATTTCAGCGTTGATGTGGGTGCGTTCGAGGACCGTTGCGGTATAACGATTTTGATTAAGTGCCTCAAACACCCGATCTCTGATGTGGGGATCGGGATGGTTCATTTTGGCTCTTAAAAAACGAGTTGAAGATAGTGTGTCGATTTTTTCAACAATACTGATGATTTCTTTTTGGGTTGCACGGTCGTTTTCTGTGCGGTTAAAAAAACGCTCCAATTCTCCCATTACTGGGTCACCGATGGACGCTAAAGCGATTTTTGTGGGGAGTTTAAAGTAGTTTGACGTGATATTATTCAACAAATGTGGCCATAATTCCATTTTTCGGATGTTTCCAGCGGCCAGCAGGGCCGCCCGTTTTACGCGGGGATTGGTATCCTGCATAAGCGCATCAATGTATTTGAATGCATAGTACCGGCCTGAGTTTTCAAGAAGGGTCACCGATTCAAGTCGTTCTTCGGGCAAGGGAGAGTTGGCCATTTTGATGACGATATCGAAATCGGTTTTTTTACCAGCATCCTCCATTGGCATCACTGTTTCTGTGTTTTTTTTATCGCTCGAACTTTTACGTTTTGCAGATTCTTTCAACAGATTTTTCAACACGTTTCGGTAGAGAGATTGGGTACTGAACGCAACCCATAACCACACAACTAGTATGCCTACAAAAATGTAGGAAAGATAAACGGTGTCGATGAACGTAAAATAGGTCAGACCTAAAAGCAATACACCAGCTACAATATTTCCTCCCGCTTTGGGGCCACCTTCAATCCTGCTCTGTAGTTCGAGCCTTTCCTCTGGATGTATGGGTTGGAAAAGCAATTGGTAAGAAGGGTCACTGATGGATTTTCGGACCGTACTCATCGCAAAACGGCTCATGACGATAAATGCAAAAAACACGTAGGTGGTACCATAAAAGGTCCCATAGACGGCTGCAAACGCATAAAAGATGGTCAGAACCAAAGGTAATACGACCAAGCCGAGTTTTAATCCGTATTTTTCAATAAAGCGTCCGTACAGTAATGTTTTGATTAACAGCTCAATAATGGCGCAAAGTCCAAAAAATAACCCTAAAAAACCAGTTAATAATTCTTTGTCTGGAAATACTTTTTTGGATTCGACGGCAAAAATAAATTCAACATAAAACAACCCCATTACAGGAAATAATGCCAACATAAATACGGCGGTATAATACGGGGATTTGAAAAAATAATTGAAGGTTTTTTGTTTTGGTTTTTCTTTTTCACGCGAGAAAATGGAAAGTTCTGATTTGTATCTTTTAGAAATCGTTACCATCAAAACCAAACAAAAGACTAGGGTGCCGATTGATAAATACAACAATCCGTTGGTATCGATGAATTGTAATAAAAGAGGGACCGATAAATAACTTACAATGGAAGAAATGACGTCGCCAGTGGTGATAAAACTAACAAGGCGCTTGGCTTGTTGTAGATTGAAAATGCGGGAAACAATGGCCCAGAAAGAAATTCCGTTGACAAAAACAAAGACGCGGTTCCAGATAAATAGAAAAAAGTAAATCCATTTGTTGCCCGTAATAAAGTGACCAACAAGCAATGCAGTTACTGAAATAATCAAGAAAATAATCAAAAACAGTGCGATTTTTGAGAAGTAAACGCGTTCTTGAATTTTAGAAACAATGTATCCTAATGCATAAACAATGATACCACTGGCGATATACGCCTTTGGGAGCATGGTTCGGTCAAAACTATTTAGAAACAAAGACATCGTTGCGGTATAAAAAATAGCAACGGATACCCCCATAAAAAAAGAGTAACGCATGAAAGGGTTGACAACCTTGAGGTCGCCTTCTTTCAAGTTCATCAGGTGATATAGTCGCTCTTTTTTTAACATAATCAAGAAAATTTAAAAGGACTAAAGGTCCAGCTTCATTAGGAAGAAAGGCCGTTCGGGCATTTCTGGGATGTTTTCAAGTTGAGAAATTAAGTTAAAA
Encoded proteins:
- a CDS encoding histidine kinase dimerization/phosphoacceptor domain -containing protein: MKKTLLKTLAFLFSFSVFSQNTLPDSSVKKILLLDNNLLKIRKLYNLAESVNNTDIRRAKRIFHLSYHIAKVNNHLEWIPKIEFNLGNAGANLSQPDSAFYYYNRALYAFQKQNNLKWEARIFGKICWVYNNLGNFEKALLYGFRALTIYQKLNDPIGIAKANSELAFVFFSQNKLEDAINYAQKAYDEQKQSNILRDLSTSAQILGDAWLQSGNIQKALAFHNESLAIRRLFNYDIDIALSLNSRANTYIKKRQYSSALADYNQSLQIAQRSGIYWLTSSVTGNIGQVYKLMEQYRDALPYLLENEKLLKKTFHSQQAVDNYKLLAEAYGQLNQYDSAFYFQKKASYIGDSLLRIQNSTQFSSLKTQYESEQKETQIALQNKQLSEDRIKLWALSSFLGLMLIGGLMLFRLIRTLRQRNKEKEYLIREIHHRVKNNLQVLSSLLHLQSRYIKDKVALEAIRESENRVEAMGLIHQKLYMGVNPGTVDMNDYLKNLGISLLDSFGLITTEQVKINYKLDQIYLDVDTAMIIGLIVNELLTNSLKYAFPEGRTGEIELSLCEENGKLCLQVKDNGIGSAKAPELNNGTAFGLNLVKILSKKLKGESKIIETTEGYSTFLQFEKVLGNRTVLGI
- a CDS encoding LytR/AlgR family response regulator transcription factor, with translation MDAIQIVIVEDDAIIGADLQDRLEEMGYEVIGLFENGEDAYESIQKSSPDLLIMDVQLSGKWDGIETVRQISKKFQFPIIFLTGNSDEITFSKAKTTGPAAFLSKPYRGRDLKHAIELAIIQSAEKTKKMVDVVENESAYVLQDRLFVKVKNGMERLFFQDIQWVEANDYYCKVFTRTKEIQILQTLGKFSETLSNLSEFLRVHRSFIVNLNHVEQIGDLSLYIGKHQIPVSKSAREEIMGRLKKIS
- a CDS encoding PP2C family protein-serine/threonine phosphatase, whose protein sequence is MAIKILSMDDELDMEMLIQTRFRKQIREKRYEFIFVHNGVEALEALTEHSDIDIVLSDINMPEMDGLTFLSHLNESKKSRIKAVMVSAHGDMDNIRRAMNLGAFDFITKPINFDDLDITIDKTAGYIEMVIQHEKERDQLVSIQNDLLIARDIQQSMLPKIFPPFPKRKDLDLHGFLEPAKSVGGDLFDFFLIDENHLFFIIGDVSDKGVPACMFMAITKAIFKTHFLHRNYEDIADEVKEVNAFLSEDNDSFMFVTAFVGILDLQTGVVEYVDAGHEPPFILRKDKGVEPVVKTTGMALGIDPDYNYKKQVLTLNPGDTLFMYTDGVTDANNTAGDRFGTHRAEDVLTPFVNAPLPQDINKSIRQHLKDFIGENSQFDDITVLTIQFNGN
- a CDS encoding sensor histidine kinase, whose protein sequence is MENDNKTIESEKKGELEHQENHQSEHDIEALKERYKQMNKLAEIGQLTAGILHEIQNPLNFVNNFSKLSIDLIREIKEIFDNRKDVQLTEEEEDLLFLLDQLYGLNQKIGENGGRITRIIQSMLAQTRTENKDAQFEPADLNVLLEEFTKLAYQGTRGEDRTFNVSLVFQLDAKVKMVKISATEISRVVLNLVNNACYAINEKLKLQIEGYAPQIIVTSKRLSDMVEIKIRDNGIGIPDSIKEKLFTPFFTTKPVGKGTGLGLALSRDIVNIMHRGTVSVDSEAGNFTEFTLQIPLTL